One Persicobacter psychrovividus DNA window includes the following coding sequences:
- a CDS encoding C40 family peptidase yields MNYGQCQLPIVPVRATASDAAEQVTQLLFGEGYRVMDTAKEGKWIQIQSLQDQYVGWIDHRQHFATEQQPQAGEYILFEPMVRLEEAFIMAGATFSEPKPEHASLIKVKDKRWDADLIAGWAYRLLGCPYQWGGKTMAGIDCSGLTQLAYAIGGYAIPRDASEQVKLGSGVAFIDRKAGDLAFFSNEQGKINHVGLVTQEGEIIHASGKVRVDSLTVAGIYCVEEDRLTHQLAEVRRLIN; encoded by the coding sequence ATGAATTACGGACAATGCCAATTACCAATTGTTCCAGTAAGAGCCACCGCCAGCGATGCCGCAGAGCAAGTTACCCAGTTGCTTTTCGGAGAGGGCTACCGCGTGATGGATACCGCCAAAGAAGGCAAATGGATACAGATCCAGTCGTTGCAGGATCAATATGTAGGGTGGATTGACCATCGCCAGCATTTTGCCACCGAGCAGCAACCACAGGCGGGGGAATATATTCTTTTTGAACCTATGGTTCGCCTCGAAGAAGCCTTTATAATGGCAGGGGCAACTTTTTCTGAACCAAAGCCCGAACATGCCTCTTTAATTAAGGTAAAAGATAAAAGATGGGATGCTGACCTGATTGCTGGCTGGGCTTACCGCTTGTTGGGTTGTCCATATCAGTGGGGAGGCAAAACCATGGCAGGCATTGATTGTTCTGGCCTTACGCAGCTCGCTTATGCGATAGGGGGCTATGCCATTCCGAGAGATGCCAGTGAGCAGGTGAAGCTTGGTAGCGGGGTGGCATTTATCGACCGAAAAGCTGGGGATCTTGCTTTTTTCAGCAATGAACAAGGGAAGATCAACCATGTGGGGCTGGTTACCCAGGAAGGAGAGATTATCCATGCCTCGGGCAAGGTGCGTGTCGATAGCCTGACGGTTGCGGGGATATATTGTGTGGAGGAAGACCGATTGACGCATCAACTTGCGGAGGTGCGCAGATTGATAAATTAA
- the tsaD gene encoding tRNA (adenosine(37)-N6)-threonylcarbamoyltransferase complex transferase subunit TsaD: MEHITILAIESSCDETSASIVRDGVVLNNVVATQKVHEEYGGVVPELASRAHQQNIIPVVEQAFRETGIAKEELTAIGFTRGPGLLGALLVGTAYAKSMALALDIPLIEVNHMEAHILAHFIDEPRPPFPFLCLTVSGGHTQIVLVKDHLTMEVVGKTQDDAVGEAFDKSAKLLGLPYPGGPMIDKYAQLGDPHKFEFPVSEMEGYNYSFSGIKTAILYFLQREKRKDEQFIEKNLNDICASIQFTFIKMLMQKLKRASRELKVPHIAIAGGVSANKGLRQALEEEAKKSRWTVYFPDFEYCTDNAGMIAIAAHYKYEAGEFCEQSVSPDPRMSI, encoded by the coding sequence ATGGAACATATCACCATTTTAGCCATAGAGTCATCTTGTGATGAAACCTCCGCATCTATCGTACGCGATGGGGTGGTACTGAATAATGTTGTGGCCACGCAAAAAGTACATGAAGAATATGGCGGAGTAGTGCCCGAGCTGGCCTCAAGGGCGCATCAGCAGAATATTATCCCTGTTGTGGAGCAGGCGTTCCGTGAAACGGGAATTGCCAAAGAGGAACTGACGGCGATCGGTTTTACCCGTGGGCCAGGTTTGCTCGGCGCCTTGCTGGTGGGTACGGCCTATGCGAAGTCGATGGCTTTGGCGCTGGATATTCCACTGATAGAGGTGAACCATATGGAGGCACATATTTTGGCGCACTTTATCGATGAGCCACGCCCGCCCTTTCCATTTCTGTGCTTGACCGTGAGTGGTGGGCACACCCAGATTGTTTTGGTGAAAGACCACCTGACCATGGAAGTGGTTGGGAAAACTCAGGATGATGCCGTCGGGGAAGCCTTCGACAAGTCGGCCAAGCTGTTGGGCTTGCCCTATCCTGGTGGGCCGATGATCGACAAGTATGCGCAATTGGGGGACCCGCACAAGTTCGAGTTTCCTGTTTCTGAAATGGAAGGTTACAATTATTCCTTCAGTGGAATAAAAACGGCAATTTTGTATTTCTTGCAGCGTGAAAAACGTAAAGATGAACAGTTCATTGAGAAGAATTTAAATGACATTTGTGCAAGTATTCAGTTTACTTTCATTAAAATGCTGATGCAAAAACTCAAGCGGGCAAGCCGAGAATTGAAAGTTCCCCATATTGCTATTGCAGGAGGGGTTTCTGCCAACAAAGGGCTGCGTCAGGCATTGGAAGAGGAAGCGAAAAAAAGCCGCTGGACGGTTTATTTCCCCGATTTCGAATATTGTACTGATAATGCTGGTATGATTGCCATTGCGGCGCATTACAAATATGAGGCGGGAGAGTTTTGCGAACAGTCCGTTTCTCCTGATCCGAGAATGAGTATTTAA
- a CDS encoding MutS-related protein: protein MSNFSDQFSEKIRFHEVKKAEWQRKFYFLVVIRLLIGLGMAYSLYHILYFKAVYPALYFFFGGLAVFLTMVNLSIRVKRKLLYHRKGVAFFENEVGMQAHELNQLFADGEGKELADFAVDLDLLGAGGIFQRLNHSVTPNGEETLLKWMRCEAVDQEQVEARQRLVKKISEQADWMTAFLVEGLSEDLHEAGAISMKMPEKSRKWSSLWQWVTYLLPVLGVLAVGQYYIYDSKMIGWAAVILSWGATSYFGKDLKAHFELISQKVALFYRYGRMMDLVEKLEADGLLKAHKASLKSASEAVGALRSVASLANQRQNALAYIIVNSLFGLDLQWYSRLMKWEQKYGAQFDAQLQLLGELDALVTLGWWQYTHPHYTVPTFGQRVDISALGHPLIPQSKCVTNDWGLSEENRLILITGSNMAGKSTFLRALGVGMVLSQMGAVVYAKRWNMPILQLLSSLRHSDSLQEQTSYFYAELLKLQKVMRLAEQRPSLILLDEILRGTNNDDKFEGSARIIEKLRRHEGLTLLATHDTALCLQYHGLKDIVHYCFESQIKGGELTFDYKIRSGQAKNKNATFLMEQMGIV, encoded by the coding sequence TTGAGTAATTTTTCTGATCAGTTTTCTGAAAAAATCCGCTTTCACGAGGTGAAAAAAGCCGAGTGGCAGCGTAAATTTTATTTTTTGGTAGTCATTAGGCTGCTTATAGGCTTGGGAATGGCTTATTCCCTTTATCATATTTTATATTTTAAAGCGGTTTATCCCGCTTTGTATTTCTTCTTTGGCGGCCTGGCGGTATTCCTGACGATGGTCAATTTATCAATTCGGGTAAAAAGAAAGCTGCTTTATCACCGCAAGGGTGTGGCTTTTTTTGAGAATGAGGTCGGCATGCAGGCACATGAATTAAATCAGTTGTTTGCCGATGGAGAAGGCAAGGAGTTGGCCGATTTCGCAGTGGACCTTGATTTGCTGGGTGCAGGCGGGATTTTTCAGCGACTGAACCACAGCGTTACTCCCAATGGAGAAGAAACCTTGCTGAAGTGGATGCGCTGTGAGGCGGTGGATCAGGAGCAGGTGGAAGCGCGGCAGCGGCTGGTTAAGAAAATCAGTGAGCAAGCCGACTGGATGACTGCCTTTCTGGTGGAAGGACTTTCCGAGGATTTGCATGAGGCAGGTGCGATTTCCATGAAAATGCCCGAAAAATCACGGAAGTGGTCGTCGCTGTGGCAGTGGGTTACTTACCTGTTACCTGTGTTGGGGGTGTTGGCCGTGGGGCAATATTATATTTATGATTCTAAAATGATCGGCTGGGCAGCGGTGATTTTGTCGTGGGGAGCAACGAGCTATTTTGGTAAAGACCTGAAAGCGCACTTTGAATTGATTTCGCAGAAGGTGGCTTTGTTTTACCGCTATGGCCGCATGATGGATCTGGTGGAAAAGCTGGAGGCTGACGGTCTGCTAAAAGCGCATAAAGCAAGTTTGAAAAGCGCTTCGGAAGCCGTAGGTGCATTGCGTTCGGTAGCCTCTCTGGCCAATCAGCGGCAAAATGCTTTGGCATATATCATTGTCAATTCCTTGTTTGGGCTTGACTTGCAGTGGTACAGCAGGCTGATGAAATGGGAGCAGAAATATGGCGCTCAGTTTGACGCCCAATTACAATTATTAGGTGAGCTGGATGCGCTGGTTACCCTCGGCTGGTGGCAATATACCCACCCTCATTATACCGTCCCGACTTTTGGTCAGCGGGTGGATATCAGTGCTTTGGGGCATCCGTTGATTCCGCAATCGAAATGCGTAACCAACGACTGGGGACTTTCTGAAGAAAATCGACTGATATTAATTACAGGCTCAAATATGGCGGGGAAAAGTACCTTTTTGCGTGCCCTCGGGGTAGGGATGGTGCTTTCGCAGATGGGAGCGGTAGTCTATGCAAAGCGTTGGAATATGCCTATTTTGCAGTTGCTGAGCAGCCTCCGACATTCTGATTCCCTGCAGGAACAAACCTCTTATTTTTATGCGGAATTGCTCAAGTTGCAGAAGGTGATGAGGCTGGCGGAGCAGCGCCCGTCATTGATTTTGCTGGATGAAATTCTGCGTGGAACAAATAACGATGATAAGTTTGAGGGCTCGGCAAGGATTATTGAAAAGCTCCGTCGACATGAGGGGCTGACCTTGTTGGCCACGCACGATACGGCGCTATGCCTTCAGTATCATGGGCTGAAAGATATTGTGCATTACTGTTTTGAAAGCCAGATAAAAGGCGGGGAACTGACCTTCGATTATAAAATAAGATCAGGGCAGGCTAAAAATAAAAATGCTACTTTCCTGATGGAGCAAATGGGTATTGTTTAA
- a CDS encoding translocation/assembly module TamB domain-containing protein, with product MEETNTEQLPAPKKSIARRALKVFLWAVTVCIFLWIIAVSLLRLPFFQTQLTDYYLGKIGGKIHAPMSVGRVEFSWVDEAVLHDVKILDSLQNPVIYVKQLHANFGFWNMVINGGLDFNEANIRGADVQLIAQSDGRFGLNQWVDGLNGLAGPPDPNDSTHIHLKIGKITVENSVFRMQNPQIDSVDFGFDNHNFTVKDIFGEVTDFRIDQDTIAMKIESMQGHEVTSDMPILDMRSDFMICRHALKLDKTSLYVGESRLKGDLNFYYNGWQDYSDFMRKISIDAEVKQSYLTSRDLAQVLPFMRGYLDSYHFKGHWKGPISNFDIRNLDLEFGSNSHLHGRISFSGLPQFFDTFIDANFKRSRINIEDLYPYIGNSPNRTLKELDDVKFNGRFTGFPLDFVANGKFDAPVGSIISDINFKIPEGGKPYYKGHLITKDFNLGRVIDNPKYIQNVTLEGDIEGTGLTVSTADFNLKAKAEHVGIYGYDYHNIDTKARFSREIFIGDMVVNDSSFQSTINGAINLGNKNPYLKINAEIPFADLHTMNIVKGVSASMKGNLNLDFQGLKMDDLLGTAQAKNFSISYDGDTLDFNHLKFTSTKDSDNFRALDLYSDFGQLRIDGTFKPSILWASIPKMSKEYMMAIKNDPQQLKRYYSQQPAVDYSDPSYINFDVRFFDFNPIMRLFYPNFYMTSGANIHGKMLIGYSYNLTMDTYLDSLNWQGNALSNTSLSVKTSKVINEPDPEAVITMTSDHQTFFKTLNTNNLVTELNWFDRKMDYLFQIKQNKTKNKVDLIGHLDFLDGQTIMSTKAPELHIFGDDWQLDPKNTITLNGKNIDFSHVVLQSSRQKLAIKGGISEQPNKEFQLIVEDFELNHLENFIDTEVDGIFNGSLTMKNFYTVPLIQNRLFIDNFSFNDLPLGRMKGQAIWDNDESKLDITFRGSRKRQQFLTLEGAYYPYRKKQTLDLALKIKDLPIAVAEPFLKDYASDFNGTTSGFVDVTGNLSKPVINGKMMIDTATVKVDYLQTRYRANGAILIQPDKFVFQGLSVRDTEGNFGNVTGEITHHGLRNFDFNINANFNNLMVLNTTAKDNSLYYGKAYASGNMRFFGPIDNFNISANMETRKNTKFNIPLESSSEEVGNQDYITFKARKNEFDFLKNVFQQEVKKVQVKGVNYDFKFKVTPDAFGQLIFDLQAGDIIQGRGNGNLELKINRQGDMSVFGDLSFTQGSYNFTLSNIINKEFIIKPESTISWNGDPYQAQLHIDAEYDQLTNLTAIVDTTYAESPEIRRRYPAKVLLKLNGPMMKPELSFDINLDKYPSTFTASNGSNISLDTYVNGFKNNIHVNEQEMKRQVFSLIVLGSLAPANSFNTSNTVGNSLSEFVSNQLSYWINQVDDNLSIALDLGQMDADAVNTFQLRLGYTFLDGRLRVSRDGGFTNEQSKVDFASIAGDWSVEYLLTPSGKYRVKMYTRNNYSNLDASLNQANTTTTGVSLLHTATFNSFEDLLRSFNPFKKRRKDNTKTLKIRLSPLAPKGLSADDQEQDNSAEPASDRPKTDF from the coding sequence ATGGAAGAAACAAATACTGAACAGTTACCTGCTCCCAAAAAAAGTATCGCGCGCCGAGCACTCAAAGTTTTCCTTTGGGCGGTTACCGTATGCATTTTTTTGTGGATCATCGCGGTTAGCCTGCTTCGTTTGCCCTTCTTCCAGACCCAACTGACCGACTATTACCTCGGGAAAATCGGCGGAAAAATCCACGCCCCAATGAGTGTTGGGAGGGTGGAGTTCAGCTGGGTGGATGAGGCCGTACTTCATGATGTAAAAATCCTCGACTCCCTCCAAAATCCTGTCATTTATGTGAAGCAGTTGCACGCCAATTTTGGCTTCTGGAATATGGTGATCAATGGTGGGCTCGATTTCAACGAAGCCAACATCCGTGGTGCCGATGTCCAGCTCATCGCCCAATCCGACGGTCGGTTTGGCCTCAACCAATGGGTCGATGGCCTCAATGGACTCGCTGGCCCTCCCGACCCCAACGACAGCACCCATATCCACCTGAAAATCGGAAAAATTACGGTGGAGAATTCTGTTTTCAGGATGCAGAATCCGCAAATCGATTCCGTTGATTTTGGCTTTGACAACCACAACTTTACCGTAAAAGATATTTTTGGGGAAGTTACTGATTTCAGAATTGATCAGGACACCATTGCCATGAAAATCGAAAGCATGCAGGGCCACGAGGTTACCAGTGATATGCCTATTCTGGATATGCGGTCGGATTTTATGATCTGTCGCCATGCACTCAAACTCGACAAAACCAGCCTGTATGTTGGTGAGAGCCGACTGAAGGGCGACCTCAACTTTTATTACAATGGCTGGCAGGACTATTCCGACTTCATGCGGAAAATCAGTATCGATGCCGAGGTCAAGCAATCCTACCTGACCTCCAGGGACCTTGCGCAGGTACTCCCTTTTATGCGGGGTTATCTGGATTCCTATCACTTCAAAGGACATTGGAAGGGTCCCATTTCCAATTTCGACATTCGAAATCTCGACCTTGAATTTGGCAGCAATTCCCACCTCCACGGACGGATCAGCTTCAGTGGGCTCCCCCAGTTTTTTGATACTTTCATTGATGCCAACTTCAAGCGGTCACGCATTAATATCGAGGACCTGTACCCCTATATTGGCAACAGCCCCAACCGTACACTGAAAGAGTTGGACGATGTGAAATTCAATGGTCGATTTACAGGCTTCCCGCTGGATTTTGTAGCCAACGGAAAATTTGACGCGCCCGTGGGCTCGATCATTTCAGATATTAACTTCAAAATTCCCGAAGGAGGCAAACCCTATTATAAAGGGCATCTGATTACCAAAGATTTTAACCTCGGGCGGGTGATTGACAACCCCAAGTACATTCAAAATGTAACCCTTGAAGGAGATATTGAAGGCACAGGACTGACCGTCTCTACGGCGGATTTCAACCTGAAAGCCAAAGCCGAACATGTGGGTATTTATGGTTATGATTACCATAATATTGATACCAAAGCCCGATTTTCCCGTGAGATATTCATCGGCGATATGGTGGTCAATGACTCTTCTTTTCAGTCGACGATTAACGGAGCCATTAATCTGGGGAATAAAAATCCATACCTGAAGATCAATGCTGAAATCCCTTTTGCCGACCTTCACACCATGAATATTGTCAAGGGCGTTTCGGCCAGTATGAAAGGCAACCTGAACCTTGATTTTCAGGGACTGAAAATGGATGACCTGCTCGGTACGGCACAGGCGAAGAACTTCTCCATCAGTTATGATGGCGACACGCTGGATTTCAACCACCTCAAATTTACCTCGACCAAAGACTCCGACAATTTCAGGGCCCTGGACCTGTACTCTGATTTCGGGCAGTTGCGTATTGATGGCACCTTTAAGCCTTCCATTCTATGGGCGAGCATTCCAAAAATGAGCAAGGAATATATGATGGCCATAAAAAATGACCCTCAACAGCTCAAGCGATATTACAGCCAACAGCCTGCGGTAGATTACAGCGACCCGTCCTACATTAATTTTGATGTTCGTTTCTTTGATTTCAACCCCATCATGCGGTTATTTTACCCGAATTTCTACATGACCTCGGGGGCGAATATTCATGGAAAAATGCTGATCGGTTATTCGTATAACCTGACCATGGACACCTATCTTGACAGCCTGAACTGGCAGGGGAATGCGCTCTCCAACACCTCGCTTTCCGTGAAAACATCGAAAGTGATCAATGAGCCTGATCCTGAGGCAGTCATTACCATGACCTCCGATCATCAGACCTTTTTCAAAACACTGAATACCAACAACCTGGTAACCGAGCTGAACTGGTTTGACCGTAAGATGGACTACCTTTTTCAGATCAAACAAAATAAAACAAAAAACAAAGTGGACCTCATTGGTCACCTCGACTTTCTGGATGGGCAAACCATTATGAGCACCAAAGCGCCAGAGCTCCATATTTTTGGCGACGACTGGCAGCTCGATCCAAAAAACACCATTACGCTCAATGGCAAGAATATCGATTTCAGTCATGTGGTTCTTCAGAGTAGCCGTCAGAAACTGGCCATAAAAGGAGGGATTTCTGAGCAGCCCAACAAGGAGTTTCAGTTGATTGTAGAGGATTTCGAGCTCAACCACCTTGAAAATTTTATTGACACCGAAGTCGATGGTATTTTCAACGGTTCCCTGACGATGAAAAATTTCTACACCGTCCCACTGATCCAGAATCGCCTTTTCATCGATAATTTCAGCTTCAACGATTTGCCCCTGGGCCGAATGAAAGGGCAGGCTATTTGGGATAACGACGAATCAAAGCTTGACATTACCTTCCGCGGAAGCCGAAAGCGTCAGCAATTCCTGACCCTCGAAGGAGCCTATTACCCTTATCGAAAGAAGCAGACCCTCGATTTGGCGCTTAAAATCAAAGACCTGCCCATCGCCGTGGCAGAGCCATTTTTGAAGGATTATGCCTCTGATTTCAATGGTACCACTTCGGGCTTTGTCGATGTAACAGGCAATTTGAGCAAACCAGTGATTAACGGAAAAATGATGATTGATACCGCTACGGTAAAAGTCGATTATCTACAGACCCGCTACCGTGCCAATGGCGCCATCCTGATTCAGCCCGACAAATTTGTATTTCAGGGCTTGTCGGTAAGAGATACCGAGGGGAATTTTGGTAATGTGACAGGCGAGATCACGCACCATGGCTTGCGAAATTTTGACTTTAACATCAATGCCAATTTCAATAACCTGATGGTGCTGAACACCACTGCAAAAGACAACAGCCTGTATTACGGTAAAGCATACGCTTCGGGGAATATGCGCTTCTTTGGCCCGATCGACAATTTTAATATTTCGGCCAATATGGAGACGCGCAAAAACACCAAGTTCAATATCCCGCTGGAGTCCAGTTCAGAGGAAGTCGGTAATCAGGATTACATCACCTTTAAGGCCCGAAAGAACGAGTTTGATTTCCTGAAAAATGTTTTTCAGCAGGAAGTGAAAAAGGTACAGGTTAAAGGTGTAAACTATGACTTTAAATTTAAGGTAACGCCCGATGCCTTTGGGCAGTTGATTTTTGATTTGCAGGCGGGAGATATTATTCAGGGCCGAGGAAATGGAAACCTCGAGCTGAAGATCAACCGACAGGGCGACATGAGTGTATTCGGTGACCTTTCCTTTACGCAGGGGTCCTATAATTTCACCTTGTCCAATATTATCAACAAAGAATTTATCATTAAGCCCGAGAGTACCATCAGCTGGAATGGCGACCCCTATCAGGCGCAATTGCATATCGATGCTGAATATGACCAGCTCACCAACCTGACGGCCATTGTGGACACCACTTATGCGGAAAGTCCAGAAATTCGTCGTCGTTACCCTGCCAAAGTGTTGCTGAAACTCAATGGCCCGATGATGAAGCCCGAGCTTAGCTTCGATATTAACCTGGATAAATACCCGAGCACCTTTACGGCAAGCAACGGGTCAAATATCAGCCTTGACACTTATGTGAATGGTTTCAAAAACAACATTCATGTTAATGAGCAGGAAATGAAACGTCAGGTGTTCTCACTCATCGTCCTCGGATCGCTGGCCCCTGCCAACTCCTTCAACACCTCCAATACGGTGGGTAACAGTCTGAGTGAGTTTGTCTCCAACCAGCTGAGTTACTGGATTAATCAGGTGGACGACAACCTCTCCATAGCCCTGGATCTGGGGCAAATGGATGCCGATGCGGTCAATACCTTCCAGCTACGGCTGGGCTATACCTTCCTCGATGGGCGCTTGCGGGTTTCTCGCGACGGCGGTTTCACCAATGAGCAATCGAAGGTAGATTTTGCCTCTATCGCTGGTGACTGGTCGGTGGAATATCTACTGACACCCTCAGGGAAATATCGGGTAAAAATGTACACCCGAAATAATTATTCCAACCTCGATGCTTCCCTGAACCAAGCCAACACCACCACTACGGGGGTCTCCTTATTGCACACGGCGACCTTCAACTCCTTCGAGGACCTGTTGCGCTCTTTCAACCCATTTAAAAAACGCAGAAAAGATAATACGAAAACACTCAAAATACGACTTTCCCCTTTGGCTCCAAAAGGGCTTTCCGCAGACGACCAGGAACAGGACAACAGCGCCGAACCTGCCAGCGATCGCCCGAAAACAGATTTTTAA
- a CDS encoding 2-hydroxyacid dehydrogenase, protein MKILIIDQLHDSIHDLLAENNLTADYRPAISKEEVIDILHQYDGVMVRSKMRFTKEVLETAPNLQFIARSGAGMDNIDEAYAKAKGIHLINAPEGNRDAVGEHTLGMLLSLMNKLNTADTEVRANQWDREGNRGHEVMGKTVGIIGYGNMGRAFAQRLLGFNCKVLAYDKYKSDFSDQYAQEVSLETLFEETDILSIHTPLTEETRGWLDTAFFNKFKKNLYFLNAARGEIVPFEALNDGLQSGKLIAAGLDVLEVEKFNQLTDPQRKALDLLQAQKNVLFTPHVGGWTFESYRRLNEVMVKKITDFLKK, encoded by the coding sequence ATGAAAATATTAATCATTGACCAGCTCCATGACTCCATTCATGATTTGCTGGCAGAAAATAACCTTACCGCAGATTACCGCCCAGCAATCAGCAAAGAAGAAGTGATCGACATTTTACACCAATACGACGGTGTCATGGTGCGCTCTAAAATGCGTTTCACCAAAGAAGTGCTCGAAACGGCACCCAACCTTCAATTCATTGCTCGATCTGGCGCAGGGATGGACAATATCGACGAAGCCTACGCCAAAGCCAAAGGCATTCACCTGATCAATGCCCCTGAAGGCAACCGAGACGCTGTCGGGGAGCATACCCTCGGAATGTTACTCAGCCTGATGAACAAACTCAATACCGCAGATACGGAAGTGCGCGCCAATCAATGGGATCGGGAGGGCAACCGTGGGCATGAAGTAATGGGCAAGACCGTCGGCATTATCGGCTATGGCAATATGGGCCGTGCTTTTGCGCAACGCCTGCTCGGCTTCAATTGCAAGGTGCTTGCCTATGACAAATACAAATCCGATTTCAGTGACCAATATGCGCAGGAGGTCAGTTTGGAAACGCTGTTTGAAGAAACCGACATCCTGAGTATTCACACGCCACTCACGGAAGAAACCCGCGGATGGCTCGACACTGCCTTTTTCAACAAATTCAAAAAGAACCTCTACTTTTTAAATGCCGCAAGGGGGGAAATTGTTCCTTTCGAGGCGCTGAACGACGGCCTTCAATCAGGAAAACTGATCGCCGCAGGCCTTGATGTGCTGGAAGTTGAAAAATTCAATCAGCTGACCGACCCCCAGCGCAAAGCACTCGATCTGCTGCAAGCACAAAAGAACGTACTCTTTACACCTCATGTAGGCGGATGGACCTTTGAATCGTACCGCCGACTGAACGAGGTGATGGTGAAAAAAATCACTGACTTTCTCAAAAAATAA
- a CDS encoding cation diffusion facilitator family transporter — translation MKQYQKKQWLIGVSALSIGVNLLLFAVKYYVGTADNSIALIADAWHTLSDSLSSLILMLCLQLATKPADGDHPFGHGRAEILASLTIGGMLLAVGVLLGFEGFEALYHQSHPNYSEWAIYVTIASIVVKELVAQISFYVAKKYNSSALKADGWHHRSDALTSLVVLIGIWLGQYFSWLDGVLGIGVGIVILFSAIEILKENINHFLGQDVRPELVEKASNICDNIAGTSVDVHHVHVHDYGEHKEMTLHARLPKHLSLIEAHDMVTEMERALANKLDVEVTIHMEPYLTAPD, via the coding sequence ATGAAGCAATATCAAAAGAAACAGTGGCTAATAGGAGTGAGTGCCCTTTCCATCGGGGTGAACTTACTGCTGTTTGCTGTCAAGTATTATGTCGGTACTGCCGATAACTCCATTGCACTGATTGCCGACGCCTGGCATACACTTTCAGATTCCCTGTCGTCCCTGATATTGATGCTCTGCCTGCAGCTGGCCACCAAGCCTGCCGACGGGGACCATCCTTTTGGACATGGACGAGCGGAAATTCTTGCCAGTCTGACCATCGGAGGGATGTTGCTGGCCGTGGGGGTGTTGCTGGGTTTTGAAGGCTTTGAAGCCCTCTACCATCAATCGCACCCTAATTATTCCGAATGGGCAATTTATGTCACCATTGCCTCGATTGTGGTGAAAGAGCTGGTGGCACAAATCAGCTTTTATGTGGCGAAGAAGTACAATTCTTCTGCACTGAAAGCAGACGGCTGGCATCACCGTTCCGATGCCCTGACCTCGCTGGTGGTCCTGATCGGGATTTGGCTCGGTCAATATTTCAGCTGGCTCGATGGTGTGCTCGGTATTGGGGTAGGAATCGTGATTCTGTTTTCCGCCATAGAAATTTTGAAAGAGAACATCAATCACTTTTTGGGGCAGGATGTCCGCCCTGAACTGGTAGAGAAGGCTTCCAATATCTGCGATAATATTGCAGGGACTTCGGTGGATGTTCATCACGTGCATGTGCATGACTATGGGGAACATAAGGAGATGACCCTTCACGCTCGTCTGCCTAAGCACTTATCGTTGATTGAGGCGCATGATATGGTAACAGAAATGGAGCGTGCACTGGCCAACAAGCTCGATGTGGAGGTAACGATTCATATGGAACCTTACCTTACCGCTCCTGACTAA
- the smpB gene encoding SsrA-binding protein encodes MAKQKNKKDRFSNNINIKNRKARYEYEVIDKLSAGIVLKGSEIKSIREGQVTLGDAFCVFQKGELFVRHMHISPYSHGNSENHQDTRERKLLLNKTELQRWEQKMDEKGLTIVPLRLYLTGKGLAKVEVALARGKKLFDKRSTIKDKDVKRDLERVKY; translated from the coding sequence ATGGCGAAGCAAAAGAATAAAAAAGATAGATTCAGTAACAATATCAATATCAAAAACCGCAAGGCGAGGTATGAATATGAGGTGATCGATAAACTTTCGGCAGGGATTGTGCTGAAAGGCTCAGAGATCAAATCGATTCGTGAGGGGCAGGTAACCCTCGGCGATGCCTTCTGTGTTTTTCAAAAAGGGGAGTTGTTTGTTCGACATATGCACATCAGCCCCTATTCACACGGGAACAGTGAAAACCATCAGGATACCCGCGAACGGAAACTGTTGCTGAATAAAACAGAACTGCAAAGATGGGAGCAGAAAATGGACGAGAAAGGGCTGACGATCGTTCCGTTGCGCTTGTACTTGACTGGCAAAGGGCTGGCCAAAGTGGAGGTTGCACTGGCGAGAGGTAAGAAGCTTTTCGACAAACGTTCGACCATTAAAGACAAAGACGTGAAGCGCGATTTGGAGCGTGTAAAATATTGA